Genomic DNA from Marinitoga litoralis:
AATTTACTTATGGCATTACATTCAACTGATGCACCCAAGAGTTTTAATAATTCTCTTGGTGGCTCGTGTATAAATATATATATATTTCTATTAAATTTTTCTGATAAATTTTTAGCGGTATCATTTAAAACTACTTTTAATAAATTTGCAGGGGTTTCTATAGAAAATTTTTTCAATAATTCATTTATCATATTCTCACTCCAATTTCAATTGTTATATTATTTTCAATAGTTATATTATAATTATACTATAAAAAAATACAAATTTTAACAATAATTGCTATATGTTAAAAATATTTTGGTATAATTATCCATAAAGCTGCTAAAAGGAAGGGATTTGAATGAAAAAGGATTTAGTTAAAGATATTTTCATAATAACTCTTGGTACTTTTATAAACGCAATAGGTTGGACATTATTTTTAATTCCTTGGAAAATTGTTGGCGGAGGATTAAGTGGTGTAGGTACAATGATTTATTATGTAACAGGTATTCCAGTTGGTATAAGTTATTTGTTAATGAATGTGGTATTGTTAATTATTGCTATGAAAATAATAGGAAAATCTTTTGGATTTAAAACTATATATGGTATTGCAAGTTCATCGTTTTTTATTACATATTTACAAAATTTTTTAAATTCTCCAATTCTATATGATCAATTTTTATCTTCCGTTATAGGAGGTATTTTATTAGGATCAGGTATTGGTATAGTGTTTCTTGCTGGTGGGAGTACAGGTGGTACAGAAATAATAGTTATGATTATTAATAAATTTAGAAATGTAAGTCCAGGAAGAACAATGTTTTTATTCGATTTAATTATTATTGGTAGTTCTTATTTTATATTTAGATCTTTTGAAACAATAATATATGGATATGTTACAATGGCTATATCGGGATATGCTACTGATTTAGTATTAGAAGGTGGAAAATCATCTGTGCAATTGTTTATATTTTCAGATAAATATGGTCATATAGCCGATGAAATAACTAAAACATTAGGTAGAGGAGTAACTTTAATCCAAGGAACGGGTTGGTATACAAAAGAAAATAGAAATATTATTTTAACTATAGTAAGAAGAAGAGAATTACCAACCGTTTTAAGAATAATAAAAAAACATGATAAAAATGCCTTTATTTCTATGGGTTCTGTTGCAGGAGTTTTTGGAGAAGGTTTTGATAAATTAAAAATTTAAGGAGGTATATTATGTACGATTTTGTGGTTATTAAATATAGTGAAATTGGTACAAAAGGTAAGAACAGAAGAATTTTTGAAAATAAATTAATGAATAATATAGTATTACAATTAAATCATAAGGTTAATGCAAAAAAAATCTACGGAAGAATAATAGTTACACCGAAAGAAGGAGAAAAAATTGATAATGACATGTTAAATAGTTTAAAGAAAGTATTTGGTATAAAATCTATTTCACCTGCTTTAAAAATAGAAAAAAACTATGAAGACATAAAAAATAAAATATTTTGGCTATTAAGAGAAAAAAATATTAATACAGGAACATTTAAAATTGATGCTAGAAGAACAGATAAATCTTTTCCTGTAAGGAGTTTTGATTTAAATAAAAATCTTGGAGAAGATGTTTTAAATGAATTTCCAAATTTAAAAGTAGATGTTCATGATCCTGATTATTTAATAAGCGTTGAAATTAGACATGAAATGGCATTTCTTTATTTTGAAAATATAGAATGTTTCGCAGGTTATCCAGTAGGAGCTGGGGGAAAGGCTAGTATTTTGCTTTCGGGTGGTATAGATAGTCCTGTTGCTGCTTGGCTTATGATGAAAAGAGGAATGAAAATGAATGCTATTTCATTCTATAGTCCACCAAGCAATAACGAAAAAACTGTTATGAAATTAATAGAATTAAGTAAAAAATTAAGTGAATATTACCCTTTTAATTTTTATCATTATATTATTCCTTTTACAGATGTGCAGTTAGCTATTAAAAAGTTAAATGTTGAAAGTTATTCTTTAATATTACAGAGAAGATCTATGATGAGAATAGCTTCTAATTTAGCAAAATACTCAAATAGTTCTGCATTAATTACAGGTGAAAACTTAGGTCAAGTGGCTTCACAAACATTAGAAAATATGATAACAATATCAGATGCAACAGATATGCTAATTTTAAGACCATTAGTGGGGTTTGAAAAATTAGATATAGTAAAAAAATCTCAAGAAATAGGAACATATGATATTTCTACTTGGCCATATAAGGATAGTTGTGTTGCATTTTTACCTAAAACTCCAGCAACAAAATCTTTCCCAGATAAAATGAGAAAATATGAAGAAAAAATAGAAAATCTATCAGATTTGGAATTAGAATCAATAAAAAATAGTTTGGTTTATATAATGAAAAATGGGGAAATAATAGATAATTATACATTTTCTGAAAAAGAGGTGTTGAAACTTGATTAAAAGGTTATTATTAACCATATGGTTTTATATTGGATTTTTTGGATATGTAGTTATATATGGTTCTTTAGTTTTATTAATTTCAAAAATTATTAAAAAAATTAAAGGCGAAGAAAAGTCAGATGCCTATTTAAGAAAAGTTGTAAATAATTTTGGTAGAAGATCTTTTAAATTGCTAGGTATTAAGGTAGATATAGAAAAAGAAATAGATATAAATGAAATTGAAGATGAACAATATATGATAGTTGCAAATCATCAAAGTTTATTAGACATCCCATTGGTAATTGGGTATGTTCATACAACTGGATTTATTGCAAAGAAGGAACTTGAAAAAGCCCCAATAATTTCAAGTTTTATAAAAGCATTAGGTTCAGTATTTATTGATAGAAAAAATCCATCTAAAGCTGCAGCTGCATTAAGGGATATAAAAAGGAAATTGGAAGAGGGAAGAAAATTAACTGTTTTTCCTGAAGGGACAAGAACTTTGGATGGTAAAGTTAAACCATTTAAAAAAGGATCACTAATGATTCCATATAGATATAATATTAAAATACTTCCTGTTGCAATTGATGGAACTTATTATATAATAAAAAAAGGGGAGAAATTACTTAATCCTCATGATGTTAGAATAAAAATATTTAAACCAGTTAATCCAAAAGATTTTGAAAGTGAGGAAGAATTAAGAAATTATATATATAATTTAATATCATCTGAAATAAATTAAAGGAAGTGATAATATGTTTAAAAAAGTTGATGTTATCACAATGGGTTTAGATAAAATATCTAACTCTCCTGTAGTTTTTCTGAGGATAGAAAATACACATTTAGGAATTCCAATATGGATTGGCGCTTGTGAAGCGACATTCTTAGCTTTAGCAATAAACGAACAGGAAACACCAAGACCATTAACTCATGATTTAATAATTAGTATTTTGGAAAATGAAGGATATAGTATAAATAGAGTAGAAATACATAATATGGAGGAAAATATTTACTATGCAAATATTATATTAGAAAAAGGCGGTATAGAAACCACTATTGATTCTAGACCGTCAGATGCTCTTATACTTGCAGTGAAAAAAAGAGTACCTATATATATAAAGGATAAAATAATAATTGATAATGGAATAGACTTATCCTTTATACCTGTTGAAAATGATGAAGAAAATCAAGAAGAAGATAAAAGAAATGAATTTAAGAAATTTTTGGAAAATTTTGACATAGACACAATAAAAAAACATTTCTTTGATGAGGGGAAAAAAGATGATTAAAATTAATGAATTTAAAAAAGTTTTTGAAGATGAATCAGAAAAAATATTTGATTCATTGGGTGTTATAGATATTTTAAATGATTCTATAAAATATTCATTTTTTTCTGGAGGTAAAAGGCTTCGACCCTGGATTATTTATAATATTGGACGATATTATAACATAGAAGAAGAAATTTTATATAAAATAGGGTTCGCTGTTGAAGTATTACATACAGCCTCATTGATACATGACGATTTACCAGCTATTGATAATAGTGATTATAGGAGAGGAAATGAAACAAATCATAAAAAATATGGTGAATGGGCAGCAATTTTAACAGGCGATTTAGGATTTATATTACCTTTTAAGATTTTATCTGATAATAATTTATCAAAACTTAATAGTTTTTTTTCTGAAATAATTATTAAATTAATAGAAGGAGAAACTTTAGACATTGCATTTGAAAAAAAATTATTTGTACCTTCAAAGAACCAGATTGAAGAAATGTATGAAAAGAAAACATCTTCATTATTTGAATTTTGCTTTTCTTATGCTCCTTTCTTAAAAGATAATTATAATGATTTTGAAACTTTAAGAAAAGTTGGGAAAAGTTTTGGATTAGCTTTTCAAATATACGATGATTTAAAAGATTTGTATGGTACATTTGACGAAGTTGGGAAAGATTTAAAAAATGATGAAAACAAATACACTCTTCTTAAAGTTATGGATTCTATAGAAGCTAAAAAATATGCAGATATGTTATTTGATGAAGCTATATTATCTCTTAAAAAATTAAATATGGAATTTTTGGTTGAAGAGTTAATAAAAATCAAATCTTTGATTGAAAGGAAGTAACATGGCGAAAAAAGAAAAAAACAAAGAAAAAGAAGTGAAAGAAAATTCTGAAAAAAAAGCTAAATTTAATATAAAGGCTATTCTAGGTATTTTTAATAAAATACCCATTAAAGGGGTTTCATTAAATATTGAAAAATTAAAGCAATTGGATAAAAAGAAAAGGATGATATATCTCTCATCTTTAGTTATAATAATTCTATTAGTTGTAGGTGGGGTTATTTTTTTAATTCCAAGATTCTCAACCAGAAAATTAAATGTTGAAAATCAAGCAGAAACTGCAGCTATTTCGAATTTATTTATATATGTACCTCCAGATGCATTTCCGTATAAAAAAACTTTTACAATAAAATCATTAAGAGAAAATTCAGCTGAATATCAAAATTTAAAAACATTGGGAAATTTATACGGCCCAATATATGAAATTATACCTGATGATAATAAAGAGGAATCATCATTAAAACCAATTAAAATAAAATATAAAATACCAATGGAATTATATTATGGAGATTCATTTAATAATTTTTCAATAGTGTATGCTTCAGATGACAATCCTCCAGTAATTAAGAAAATGTCTGGTGGAGAAATCTTTAAAGACGAGTCTTTAGGAGCATATGTAGTACAAGTTAATACATTTCATTTTTCAAAATTTGGATTATATGTAGATCCAAATCCAAAAGAAGTAGACTTTGGTTTAAAAACACTAATTGAAAAGCCTGCTTCACTTGAACCAGATATTATATTAGTGCCGGGAGTTGATAGTAATTTTTTAGGGTTTATTCCAAACACTCAAACTATTAACAATATATATGGTGAAAATATTTGGAGTTTATATTTTCCTAACAGAACAATATGGAATTATAGGTATCCTTTATTAGAAACAAAACCAAAAAGTTATATGGATGCTTTTTTTGGTTATTACATAAGAACAGGCTCTAATAGTTATTTAGAATTTGAAGCGGAAAGATTTGCCTTGGAATTAAAGGCTAAAAAAAATAAGCAATTCGATATTATAACTCAAGGAATAGGTGGACTAATAGTAAGATATGCTTTAGAAAATCATCCTGAAATAACAAATGTCAGATCAATAACAATGTTTTCTCCTCCAAATAAGGGTATTAATACAGTTAACCCGATATATTATAATGTTATTTATAAAAAGAGTCCAGAAATAATAGAATTAACTTATGGATTGAATAAAGAAGAGTATAATTCATTGTTTTTAAACATAACTTCTAAAATGGAATTGATATCGTCTTATTATAAAGAACTTTTACCAGATTCTGAATTCATTAGTAAAATAATAAAATCAAATATAAGAAAAGATATAGAATATAATATTATATGTGGAACTGTTCCAGATATAAATGTACATATTGAAAATACTAAATTAGCAAATTTTTATCCTGAACTTATAAAAGGATATGGTGATGGTTTAGTAACAATAGATAGTGCAAAAATAGATGGAGTTAAATTTTATTCATATGAAATGCCATATAACAAACTATATTCCGATAATAATGTTTTAACTTTTGTTCAAAGTTTATTGTCTAAAAATATTGAAAAAGTAGAAATTCCAAATATTAATGATGATAATTTTCCAGAAACCACAAAAGAAGTTATTGAAAAAATTAAGGTTGAAGAAAAAGAAAAGGAAAAACGTTCTGCTATTTTTGAAAAAAGTAATAAATATACACAAAAGAATTTTATTGAATTTAAAGAACAATTATTATATTTAGAAAATATAAATTACGGTAAGATAGTAAATTTAAATAATAATATCTTTGTACTTACTAATAAAGGGGTATATAATTTAGACGGTAAAAATATTTTAAATAAAAATATATTAGGTAGTATTATATATAAAGATAGATTATACATAACCTCTAATGATGGAATTTATGCAATAGATGAAAGTTCGGACAGTTTTGTGAAAATTAAAAATATAGATTTTGAATTACATAATAGAGTATATTATCTTCCAGAAATAAGAAAATATATTTATGTTGATTATGAAGACGGCCTAGCAGATGTATATGAAAATGAAACTTTGATATCTGAAAATATTCAATTTGATTCATTAAAAGTAATAAATAACGAGTTTTATATAATATTAGGTGATAGAGTCTTAAAAAGAAAAGAAAATAATTGGGTAACTATAGTTAATAAATCAGGTATAGAAGATTTGCTTGAGGAAAAAATAGGTAATTTTGTTGATTATTATTCTCGAGCATATTTGATATATTTATTAACCTCAGACTATAAGTTAATAGTATATGACACAAAAAATGAAAAAGTTCAGATATTAGGAGATAGTGATGTAGGAAAATTAAAATTATTAGAAAATAATAATTTATTATGGATATTTGATAAGAACTATATTACTTATATTGATTTGAAAAATAAAGTATTTCCAGGGGATTATCAGTCAATTTTAGATTTTGATATTATGGATATTGAATTAAATAATGATTCATTATTAATATTTATTAGAAAAAATGGGGGATTTGAGTTATGGAAAGGTATTATAAAAAATTAATTATATTATTCTTTCTTTTGTTTTCTGTTATAATTTTGTCGCAAACTGCTTTAGATAAAGCAGAAGTCTATTATTTTAATGGTAAAAGTGCTTTTCAAGTTGGGGAATATAATAATGCAGAAAAGTTTTTCGAAGAAGCATTAAAATTAACAGCACAAATTGAAATAAAGTATCCAGATATTAGATATATGTTAGGTTGGGCAAAATTTTACTTAAAAAAATATAAAGAAGCAGAAAATTATTTGAAATATTATACAGATGATCCAAAAGTTCAGCTAGCATTAAAAAGTATTAAAGAAGGAAACGTTCAAGAAGAGTTAAGTTTTAGATCATTAAAAATTCAATCAACAGAATCTACTGTTACGAATGAATCAACTTCAAATGTTAAGATTGGATTGTTTTATTATATTATTACAACTGCAGTAATATTTATAATAATAGGGATTTCAGGCTTCCTTATATATTTCTTTGTATTAAGAAAATACTCATTTAATGTTCAAACTGAAAATAAAGTTGAAAGTGTTGAAAATGAGGAAGAAGCTGAGACTACTGAAGAAGAAATTATACCATTAGAAGAAGTATTAGAAGTAAAAATTGATGAACTGGAAGAATTGTGGTATGAATATGAAAAAATGAAGAATAAACTTGATGTTGATGAAGAAGAAATTTCAGTTGAAGAAAATTTAGAAGAAATAGATGTGGATAGTTTATTAAGTGAAGATTTTGAAGAAGATACTAATTTAGATATAGAGGATCTTGAAGATGCGGTGAATGAAAACGAAACTGTCGAAAATAAAAATGAACCTATTGAAGATAATACTTCAGAAGAACTTCAAGTAGAAAAAGATATGAAACTCGATGAGGAAGAAAATACAATAGAAGATATAATAGAAAATGAAAAAATAAAAGATTTGAGTGAAATAGAAACAGTAAAGCCCAATGTAGATGTTCTTTCTAAATATAATAAAATAATTAATGAACCTGAAGGAAAAGTTGTTGTATCAAACATAAAAGGTTTAGAAAGTTTAGATGAAATAGATAAAGAAGTTAATAAAAAAGGTGGTCAATATACAAAAGGAGATTTACACAACATCTTTAAGGAAATATTTGCAGATAAAAATAGAGATCAAGTTAGTATAGAATAATTAATGGAGCGGGCGACGGGACTCGAACCCGCGACCCTCAGCTTGGGAAGCTGATGCTCTACCAACTGAGCTACACCCGCTTTTCGAAGATTATTATATCACTATTCGAAAAAATTTTCAAGGGGGTTATTATGATTAAAGACAAATTATATATAAGAGTGCTGGTTATTTCGATTTTAATTTTTACTCTATTAGGAATACTACTTTTACCAAAAGTTTTTTCAGGAGAAGTTATTGTAAATCCAATTATATTTACACTAGGTCCTTTGCAAATAAGATGGTATGGACTGCTTATAGCATCAGGAGTTTTTTTGAGTTTTTATTTAGCTACCGATACTGCAAAAAAATGGAATTTTGATGAGAATGATTTATCAAATGCGGTTATAATTGGAATTATTTTTGCGATTATTGGAGCTAGATTATACTATGTAATATTTAATTGGGATATATATTCTAAAATGCCTTCTGAAATTTTTAAAACATGGCATGGTGGGATGGCTATTCATGGAGGAATATTAGGAGCTTTATTATCAGTCTATATATATACAAAGTTAAAGAAAAATATATCCTTTACTTTTTTACAAGGATTAGATTTAATGGCTCATGTATTACCATTGGGGCAAGCAATAGGTAGATGGGGTAACTTTTTCAATTATGAGGCTTATGGTGGTCCAACATCTTTGCCTTGGAAAATGTTTGTTCCTAATCCATTTAGAATGCCAGGTTATGAAAATTATGAATATTTTCATCCTACATTCTTATATGAATCAATATGGGATCTAATTATATTTTTATTTTTATTTTACTATGCAAGAAATAAGAAAAAATTTGATGGTGAAATTATATCATTATATTTAATTTTATATTCTCTTGGAAGAGGTGTAATAGAAATTCTAAGAACAGATTCTTTAATGTTCTTAGGAATGAAAGTAGCAGTATTAATTAGTATATTTTTTATAATTTTTGGTATAATATTATATATATCATTAAAAAAGAAAATGGAGGTATGAATTATGAACAAAGCATATATTGGTAAAGCTATGGATATAGAACCTATAACTTATGATGATGGTGTAAATGTAAAAGGAGCACATAAAAGAGTATTAATTGGAAATAAATTAGGAGCTCCAAATTTTGTAATGAGATTATTTACCTTAGAAAAAGGTGGATTTACACCAAAACATACACATGATTGGGAACATGAGGTTTATGTTTTGAAAGGAAAATTAGAAGTATTTAATGGGGAAGAAATTGTTATAGCGGAAGAAGGTTCTTTTGTATTTGTTCCACCAAATGTATTACATCAATTTAAAAATATAAATGATGGTGAAAGTCAATTTATTTGTGTAATACCAAGATCTGGAGGCGAATGATGAAGTTTGTTGATACACATTGCCATTTAAATTTAATAGATAAAAAAGATGAGATCATTGCTTCTTTTGAAAAAAATAATATAGAATATGTGATAGAAATCGGTATTAATGTAGAAAATTCTTTTAAAAATGTTGAATTATCAAATGAATATGAAAAAATTTATTGTTCGGTTGGTATACATCCTACAGATTCTAAAGAATTAACGAATAAGGATTTCGATACAATTAATGTTTTAGCAAAAAATGATAAAGTGGTTGCAATTGGTGAAATAGGATTAGATTATTATTGGAAAAACGTATCTAAAGAAGAACAGTGTAAATCATTTATTAATCAATTAAATATAGCTAAAGAAAATGAATTACCAGTAGTTTTACACATAAGGGAAGCATATGAAGATGCTTTTAATGTATTAATAAATGAAGGTATTCCAGATAAATTAGGAGTTGTTCACTGTTTTTCGTCTGATTGGAATACAGCTAAGAAATTTTTAAACCTTGGATTTTATATTGGAATTGATGGACCTATAACATTTAAAAATAATAAGACTTTAATTGAAGTTGTAAAAAATACACCCATAGAATACATATTACCAGAAACAGATTCTCCGTTTTTAACACCAGTTCCATATAGAGGTAAAAAGAATAATCCTACATATGTTAAATACATTATTGAAAAAATAGCTGAAATTAAAAATATGAATATTGAAGATACTTCACGAATATTACTAGAAAATTCAAAAAGATTGTTTAATAAAATATGATTGTTCAAACCTCCCAAAAGGGAGGTTTTTATGATATGATATAAATGAAGAAATAATATTATACTCATTTGTAATAATTATATATTAAAGCATTATATTTAAGGGGTGATTATATATGAGGATATTAATATTTTATTCAGCTATACTAATAGCTATTTTAGGGGTGTTTTTTTCAAATATACCAATATTACCTTTTATTTTAGAAGCATTAGCTGCTGTAGTTTTTTCTATGATTTTTGAAAAAGGCAAATGGATATACTTAATAGTATTTTTTGCATTGTTTATTTTGATAATAACAAATTACATTCCTAATTTTAATTTTGTTTTGACAATAAAGTGATGAGGTGATTGTATGTTAAAAACTATAAAATTTGTTTTTGAAAAAGAAATTAGACAAAGATCTTATTACATAGTATTTATAGCAATTTTGTTATTTTTACCAAATGATTTAGGAAATTTATTTGCAGTATTATTTGCTTCGACATTACTAACTAGGGAGTTAGAAAATAAGAGTTTTTCTTTAATTTCTACTTTACCAATTTCAAGAATGGATTTATATTTATCCTATTATATATTTGGTGCTAGTATATTATTGTTTTCAAAAGCACTTTATTTTGGAATATCTAAAAATTCTGATATTTTATCTTTATTTGGTTCTTTACTTTTCTTTGCCTTTTTTTATAGTTTAAGTGTTTTAACATCAATCAAAGGTTTAGGTGGAATATATGTACCAATATCAATATGGT
This window encodes:
- a CDS encoding YitT family protein; translated protein: MKKDLVKDIFIITLGTFINAIGWTLFLIPWKIVGGGLSGVGTMIYYVTGIPVGISYLLMNVVLLIIAMKIIGKSFGFKTIYGIASSSFFITYLQNFLNSPILYDQFLSSVIGGILLGSGIGIVFLAGGSTGGTEIIVMIINKFRNVSPGRTMFLFDLIIIGSSYFIFRSFETIIYGYVTMAISGYATDLVLEGGKSSVQLFIFSDKYGHIADEITKTLGRGVTLIQGTGWYTKENRNIILTIVRRRELPTVLRIIKKHDKNAFISMGSVAGVFGEGFDKLKI
- the thiI gene encoding tRNA uracil 4-sulfurtransferase ThiI; its protein translation is MYDFVVIKYSEIGTKGKNRRIFENKLMNNIVLQLNHKVNAKKIYGRIIVTPKEGEKIDNDMLNSLKKVFGIKSISPALKIEKNYEDIKNKIFWLLREKNINTGTFKIDARRTDKSFPVRSFDLNKNLGEDVLNEFPNLKVDVHDPDYLISVEIRHEMAFLYFENIECFAGYPVGAGGKASILLSGGIDSPVAAWLMMKRGMKMNAISFYSPPSNNEKTVMKLIELSKKLSEYYPFNFYHYIIPFTDVQLAIKKLNVESYSLILQRRSMMRIASNLAKYSNSSALITGENLGQVASQTLENMITISDATDMLILRPLVGFEKLDIVKKSQEIGTYDISTWPYKDSCVAFLPKTPATKSFPDKMRKYEEKIENLSDLELESIKNSLVYIMKNGEIIDNYTFSEKEVLKLD
- a CDS encoding lysophospholipid acyltransferase family protein is translated as MIKRLLLTIWFYIGFFGYVVIYGSLVLLISKIIKKIKGEEKSDAYLRKVVNNFGRRSFKLLGIKVDIEKEIDINEIEDEQYMIVANHQSLLDIPLVIGYVHTTGFIAKKELEKAPIISSFIKALGSVFIDRKNPSKAAAALRDIKRKLEEGRKLTVFPEGTRTLDGKVKPFKKGSLMIPYRYNIKILPVAIDGTYYIIKKGEKLLNPHDVRIKIFKPVNPKDFESEEELRNYIYNLISSEIN
- a CDS encoding bifunctional nuclease family protein; translation: MFKKVDVITMGLDKISNSPVVFLRIENTHLGIPIWIGACEATFLALAINEQETPRPLTHDLIISILENEGYSINRVEIHNMEENIYYANIILEKGGIETTIDSRPSDALILAVKKRVPIYIKDKIIIDNGIDLSFIPVENDEENQEEDKRNEFKKFLENFDIDTIKKHFFDEGKKDD
- a CDS encoding polyprenyl synthetase family protein → MIKINEFKKVFEDESEKIFDSLGVIDILNDSIKYSFFSGGKRLRPWIIYNIGRYYNIEEEILYKIGFAVEVLHTASLIHDDLPAIDNSDYRRGNETNHKKYGEWAAILTGDLGFILPFKILSDNNLSKLNSFFSEIIIKLIEGETLDIAFEKKLFVPSKNQIEEMYEKKTSSLFEFCFSYAPFLKDNYNDFETLRKVGKSFGLAFQIYDDLKDLYGTFDEVGKDLKNDENKYTLLKVMDSIEAKKYADMLFDEAILSLKKLNMEFLVEELIKIKSLIERK
- a CDS encoding tetratricopeptide repeat protein, translating into MERYYKKLIILFFLLFSVIILSQTALDKAEVYYFNGKSAFQVGEYNNAEKFFEEALKLTAQIEIKYPDIRYMLGWAKFYLKKYKEAENYLKYYTDDPKVQLALKSIKEGNVQEELSFRSLKIQSTESTVTNESTSNVKIGLFYYIITTAVIFIIIGISGFLIYFFVLRKYSFNVQTENKVESVENEEEAETTEEEIIPLEEVLEVKIDELEELWYEYEKMKNKLDVDEEEISVEENLEEIDVDSLLSEDFEEDTNLDIEDLEDAVNENETVENKNEPIEDNTSEELQVEKDMKLDEEENTIEDIIENEKIKDLSEIETVKPNVDVLSKYNKIINEPEGKVVVSNIKGLESLDEIDKEVNKKGGQYTKGDLHNIFKEIFADKNRDQVSIE
- the lgt gene encoding prolipoprotein diacylglyceryl transferase, translating into MIKDKLYIRVLVISILIFTLLGILLLPKVFSGEVIVNPIIFTLGPLQIRWYGLLIASGVFLSFYLATDTAKKWNFDENDLSNAVIIGIIFAIIGARLYYVIFNWDIYSKMPSEIFKTWHGGMAIHGGILGALLSVYIYTKLKKNISFTFLQGLDLMAHVLPLGQAIGRWGNFFNYEAYGGPTSLPWKMFVPNPFRMPGYENYEYFHPTFLYESIWDLIIFLFLFYYARNKKKFDGEIISLYLILYSLGRGVIEILRTDSLMFLGMKVAVLISIFFIIFGIILYISLKKKMEV
- a CDS encoding cupin domain-containing protein translates to MNKAYIGKAMDIEPITYDDGVNVKGAHKRVLIGNKLGAPNFVMRLFTLEKGGFTPKHTHDWEHEVYVLKGKLEVFNGEEIVIAEEGSFVFVPPNVLHQFKNINDGESQFICVIPRSGGE
- a CDS encoding TatD family hydrolase; this translates as MKFVDTHCHLNLIDKKDEIIASFEKNNIEYVIEIGINVENSFKNVELSNEYEKIYCSVGIHPTDSKELTNKDFDTINVLAKNDKVVAIGEIGLDYYWKNVSKEEQCKSFINQLNIAKENELPVVLHIREAYEDAFNVLINEGIPDKLGVVHCFSSDWNTAKKFLNLGFYIGIDGPITFKNNKTLIEVVKNTPIEYILPETDSPFLTPVPYRGKKNNPTYVKYIIEKIAEIKNMNIEDTSRILLENSKRLFNKI